One segment of Leptospirillum ferrooxidans C2-3 DNA contains the following:
- the rhuM gene encoding virulence protein RhuM/Fic/DOC family protein, with translation MKDVVIYQSDRGSIEVTVDRDNVWLSQKQMSLLFDTSPDNIGLHLKKIYSEGELDEEATTEESSVVRLEGRRHVTRQIKHYNLDAIISVGYRVNSKKGVQFRQWSTGVLKKHLLQGYTLNQKRFEDNARELEKALLLIRKTAESPALSTESGKGLLDVVTRYTRTFLWLERYDEGLLSEPSGQEGGVLPTPEEARQSIALLKGELIKRGEAGNLFGQERGDGFLSILGNLEQSVFGQPAYPTVEARAAHLLYFVIKNHPFSDGNKRSAALLFLDFLNRNGRLIKEDGTPVVNDVGLAALALLVAESDPKDKDVLIHLIMNMLAECVA, from the coding sequence ATGAAGGATGTTGTTATTTACCAATCGGACCGTGGTTCGATTGAGGTCACAGTGGATCGGGACAATGTCTGGTTAAGCCAGAAGCAAATGTCTCTGCTGTTTGATACCAGTCCTGATAATATCGGACTCCATCTCAAGAAGATTTATTCCGAAGGGGAGCTTGATGAGGAGGCAACAACCGAGGAATCCTCGGTTGTTCGTCTGGAAGGCCGCCGTCATGTGACGCGCCAGATCAAACACTACAACCTCGATGCCATTATTTCGGTCGGGTACCGGGTCAATTCAAAGAAAGGCGTACAGTTTCGCCAGTGGTCGACCGGGGTTCTCAAGAAACATCTTCTACAGGGATACACCCTGAACCAGAAGAGGTTCGAAGACAACGCCCGCGAGCTGGAAAAGGCATTGCTTCTGATCCGGAAGACTGCCGAAAGTCCGGCCCTGTCAACGGAGTCCGGGAAGGGACTTCTGGATGTTGTCACCCGCTACACCCGCACCTTCCTCTGGCTTGAGCGATATGACGAAGGATTGCTGTCGGAACCTTCAGGGCAGGAGGGTGGGGTATTGCCAACTCCGGAAGAGGCCAGACAGAGCATCGCCTTGTTGAAGGGCGAGCTCATCAAGCGGGGAGAGGCCGGAAATCTCTTTGGACAGGAGCGCGGAGACGGCTTCCTGTCCATCCTGGGCAATCTGGAGCAGAGTGTCTTCGGACAGCCCGCGTATCCAACGGTTGAGGCCAGGGCCGCCCATCTTCTGTACTTCGTCATCAAGAACCACCCCTTTTCGGACGGCAACAAACGGAGCGCCGCACTCCTCTTCCTGGACTTTTTAAACAGGAATGGCCGTTTGATAAAGGAGGACGGAACTCCGGTCGTCAACGATGTGGGGCTTGCCGCGTTGGCTCTTCTGGTGGCGGAATCGGATCCGAAAGACAAGGATGTGCTCATCCACCTGATCATGAACATGCTGGCCGAATGCGTCGCTTAA